GTGTACAGTATCATTCAGGGTATGTTTCTGTGCTATTTGTATATTGTCGATACTTACATCAAAGGCACTCAAAAGTTCCCTGAGGCACAGGGCCAGCTGATATAAAGAAGTTCTTTCTCCAACGCCTATATTATATACCTGGTTTACTGCATTGGGGTTGGTAGTGAGCAGTGCCAGCACATTGGCTTCCACTACGTTTTCTACATAAGTAAAATCGTGTGCACATTCACCGGCGCCATTGATGATGGGGGATTCATGCCGCATAAACTGCATCACAAATTTGGGAATGTCGGCAGCATACCCGCTTTGCGGATTTTGTCGCTGGCCAAACACATCGAAATACCGCAGCCCGATGGTTTCCATACCATAGAGTTTGGTGAACAGTGCCGAATAATGCTCTTCGATGTATTGTGTAGCGGGCGCTTCGATATTATTTCGCCGGATGCAGGGACCTGACGCATATACAAAACGTTTTACTTTCGCTTCATAGGCGGCTACCAGGATGTTTAAAAAGCCGCTGGCATCCACACTTTCGGGCGCGATGGGGCCGGTCATGGGAATAGTTATTTCTCCTAACAGCGATTCCTGTACTACATAATCTATTCCCTTGCAGGCAACCCTGCAGGTTTCCACACTGCGGATATCACCTTCTGTAAATTCAAAATGAGGATGGTTGGCAAAGGGCGCCATGTTGCGAAAATGCCCTGTCGACATATTGTCGATTACCCGCACTTTACGGGCGCCGGCGTTCAATAAATATTCAGCAATGTGTGATCCTATAAAACCGGCTCCCCCGGTAACCAGGAAGGTAGAGTCGGCTATTTTATCTCGTTGCGCAGCTGTTAGTTTCATAACTGCATGTTTAAAGGTTGTAAATAAGAATTATCAAAAAGCGGCTTGGTGGGCTTTAGGACTAAATACAGTAAGGAAGATAATTTTTACATCGAGGCGGAACGACCAGTTCTCAATGTACCAGAGATCGTGCAGGGTGCGCTGCCGTTTTTGTTCTTCGGTATCGGTGGGGCCGCGCCAGCCATTCACCTGCGCCCAGCCTGTTACCCCTGGTTTCACATATTGGCGCAGCATATAGTGATACACATTTTCCTGTAACTGGCGGTTAAGAAATCTTCTATGCGGGCGGGGGCCTACTACGCTCATACTTCCCAGTAATACATTTATAAACTGGGGCAGCTCATCGATGCTGAATTTTCTCAGTATTTTGCCCAGCCGGGTAATGCGGGGATCATTGCATTGGGTAGAACGGGTGCCGCCTGCGCAATCATCGCTGTTCCGCATACTTCTGAACTTATATACTTTGAAGGGCTTACCGCCTTTGCCTATGCGGATGGGACAATAAAAAACGGGTCCGCGTGATTCTAATTTAATCAATGCTGCAACGATGAGGAATAACGGAAGCAGGCAAATGAGCGCTATGGCCGCAAATAATTTATCGAAACAGTTTTTAAAGAAGCCGGCCACTTTTCCATCGATGGGCAACTCCCTTATATTCACCGTATCAACCTGTCCCATGCGGGTGATCTTGTAATTGTTGCCAAACAACTCATGGTAATCTAAAACATACCTCACCCGGATGCCATAATAATCGGCAACAGACAATACTTTCAGAATGTTCTTTTTCTGATCGTCCGGCAGGGCAATAACAATTTCATCGATGTCGTTTACCTGCAAAAAATCATTGATATTGTCCAGGTCGCTCAGCA
The Niastella koreensis GR20-10 genome window above contains:
- a CDS encoding NAD-dependent epimerase/dehydratase family protein; this translates as MKLTAAQRDKIADSTFLVTGGAGFIGSHIAEYLLNAGARKVRVIDNMSTGHFRNMAPFANHPHFEFTEGDIRSVETCRVACKGIDYVVQESLLGEITIPMTGPIAPESVDASGFLNILVAAYEAKVKRFVYASGPCIRRNNIEAPATQYIEEHYSALFTKLYGMETIGLRYFDVFGQRQNPQSGYAADIPKFVMQFMRHESPIINGAGECAHDFTYVENVVEANVLALLTTNPNAVNQVYNIGVGERTSLYQLALCLRELLSAFDVSIDNIQIAQKHTLNDTVHSVSFIDKAKKLLGYSPGFSLRNGLLKSVSWYWAYLPLYREELTEKSHHQTQFAKALTA
- a CDS encoding exopolysaccharide biosynthesis polyprenyl glycosylphosphotransferase: MPGQKIRQDIPFVAIDLLPLIFILPIAHYFFRDFQYSMSEWIMLSVFVFLWCMVEYLVKHRYTRFYQKFQERITSHFKTYITLVIIECAVLWFMPVSSDFWKYAITIMLGVFGLDLLINFLIIEMISVNTSKPKYVVVAGTGNKAKIIEDQVNTSHNNGYHLKGFISCDQLDECVIESKRVLSDLDNINDFLQVNDIDEIVIALPDDQKKNILKVLSVADYYGIRVRYVLDYHELFGNNYKITRMGQVDTVNIRELPIDGKVAGFFKNCFDKLFAAIALICLLPLFLIVAALIKLESRGPVFYCPIRIGKGGKPFKVYKFRSMRNSDDCAGGTRSTQCNDPRITRLGKILRKFSIDELPQFINVLLGSMSVVGPRPHRRFLNRQLQENVYHYMLRQYVKPGVTGWAQVNGWRGPTDTEEQKRQRTLHDLWYIENWSFRLDVKIIFLTVFSPKAHQAAF